One Bradyrhizobium sp. CCGB12 genomic window carries:
- a CDS encoding OFA family MFS transporter: protein MTTTLDASGTPARSLLPFLDREHTIARPGYSRWMVPPAALCVHLCIGQAYAFSVFNLPMTKLIGVAQSAPGDWKLTELGWIFSIAMVFLGLSAAVFGRWVEEGGPRKAMFTAGVAWASAFLISALGVHLHNLWIIYLGYGVIGGCALGIGYISPVSTLMKWFPDRPGMATGMAIMGFGGGALIASPFSVWLMSKFASTNDVGVLGAFVTLGCVYFVFMMVGSAIVRVPAPGWKPEGYVPPAAASKLMTKNDVFVYQAIKTPQFWLIWIVLFCNTTAGIGVLGQASAMSQEMFPGHITAVAAAGLVGLMSLFNMGGRFSWASMSDFIGRKNTYFAYMVLGIALYVTVPYAGASGNVVLFVLCFLIIVSMYGGGFSTVPAYLRDMFGTRYVGAIHGILLTAWSMAGIAGPVLINYIREYNVTHGVPKAQAYNTTMYIMAGLLVVGFLANLCVRAVDKRHHMKDEDNAGLEPARA, encoded by the coding sequence ATGACGACGACGCTCGACGCATCGGGAACGCCTGCACGTTCGCTGCTGCCCTTTCTCGATCGCGAGCACACGATCGCAAGGCCGGGCTACAGCCGATGGATGGTGCCGCCCGCGGCGCTTTGCGTGCACCTGTGCATCGGCCAGGCCTACGCCTTCAGCGTCTTCAATTTGCCGATGACCAAGCTGATCGGCGTCGCTCAATCGGCACCCGGCGACTGGAAGCTGACCGAGCTCGGTTGGATTTTCTCCATCGCGATGGTGTTCCTCGGACTGTCGGCCGCCGTGTTCGGACGCTGGGTCGAGGAAGGCGGCCCGCGCAAGGCGATGTTCACCGCCGGCGTCGCCTGGGCGAGCGCATTCCTGATCTCGGCCCTCGGCGTCCATCTCCACAATCTCTGGATCATCTATCTCGGCTACGGCGTGATTGGCGGCTGCGCGCTCGGAATCGGTTACATCTCGCCGGTTTCGACGCTGATGAAATGGTTTCCCGACCGGCCGGGGATGGCGACCGGCATGGCGATCATGGGCTTTGGCGGCGGCGCGCTGATCGCCTCCCCCTTCTCCGTCTGGCTGATGAGCAAGTTCGCCAGCACGAATGACGTCGGTGTGCTCGGCGCCTTCGTCACGCTCGGCTGCGTCTACTTCGTCTTCATGATGGTCGGCTCCGCCATCGTGCGCGTGCCCGCGCCGGGCTGGAAGCCGGAGGGTTATGTGCCGCCTGCGGCCGCCAGCAAGCTGATGACCAAGAACGACGTGTTCGTCTATCAGGCGATCAAGACGCCGCAGTTCTGGCTGATCTGGATCGTGCTGTTCTGCAACACCACCGCCGGCATTGGCGTGCTCGGCCAGGCCTCGGCCATGAGCCAGGAGATGTTTCCCGGCCACATCACCGCGGTCGCGGCGGCGGGTCTGGTCGGCCTGATGAGCCTGTTCAACATGGGCGGACGTTTCAGCTGGGCCTCGATGTCCGACTTCATTGGCCGCAAGAACACCTATTTCGCCTACATGGTGCTCGGAATCGCCCTCTACGTGACCGTGCCGTATGCCGGCGCGAGCGGCAATGTCGTGCTCTTCGTGCTGTGCTTCCTGATCATCGTCAGCATGTATGGCGGCGGCTTCTCCACCGTGCCGGCCTATCTGCGCGACATGTTCGGCACGCGTTATGTCGGCGCCATCCACGGCATCCTGCTCACGGCCTGGTCGATGGCGGGCATCGCCGGGCCGGTGCTGATCAACTACATCCGCGAGTACAACGTCACGCATGGCGTGCCGAAGGCGCAGGCCTACAACACCACCATGTACATCATGGCCGGACTGCTCGTGGTCGGCTTCCTCGCCAATCTCTGCGTCCGTGCCGTCGACAAGCGTCATCACATGAAAGACGAGGACAACGCAGGTCTCGAGCCGGCGCGTGCCTGA
- a CDS encoding GntR family transcriptional regulator: MLHEEVVGRIRTILLDGDIPPGARIPERELCERLDISRTPLREALKVLAAEGLVQLLPHRGSRAAKLTDKDMRDLFEVCQGLEALAGELACERITDAEIDAIANAHADMVQQYRAGDLIQYYRGNRAIHEAIVNAAGNPVLAGLYTSVTARIRRARYVTPMTPQRWALAVREHEAILNALQRRDGAGLSHILRAHLRHKREEVLQAGFADTEGTDVTLRIA, encoded by the coding sequence ATGCTTCATGAAGAAGTCGTCGGACGCATCCGCACCATCCTGCTGGACGGCGACATCCCGCCGGGCGCGCGGATTCCCGAGCGCGAGCTGTGTGAGCGGCTCGATATCTCGCGGACCCCACTGCGCGAGGCGCTCAAGGTGCTGGCCGCGGAAGGCCTCGTGCAGCTGCTGCCGCATCGCGGCTCGCGCGCGGCGAAGCTGACCGACAAGGACATGCGCGACCTGTTCGAGGTCTGCCAGGGCCTCGAAGCCCTCGCCGGCGAGCTCGCCTGCGAGCGCATCACCGACGCCGAGATCGACGCGATCGCCAACGCGCATGCGGACATGGTGCAGCAATATCGCGCGGGTGATCTGATCCAGTACTATCGCGGCAACCGCGCCATTCACGAAGCCATCGTCAACGCTGCCGGAAACCCCGTGCTCGCGGGGTTGTACACATCCGTGACCGCACGCATCCGGCGCGCGCGCTATGTCACGCCGATGACGCCGCAACGCTGGGCGCTCGCCGTCAGGGAGCACGAAGCGATCCTGAATGCGCTCCAGCGCCGCGACGGTGCCGGCCTCTCCCACATCCTGCGTGCGCATCTGCGCCACAAACGCGAAGAAGTCTTGCAGGCGGGTTTTGCGGATACGGAAGGCACTGACGTCACGCTGAGAATTGCGTAA
- a CDS encoding tripartite tricarboxylate transporter permease yields the protein MDNLAELLHGFTIAVTVPHLLLMVVGVLLGILVGVLPGLGAPNGVSLLLPLTFGMQPVSAIILLSSMYWGALFGGSVTSILFNIPGEPSSVATTFDGYPMARDGRPTTALATAFGSAAFGALIGVILITFLASWVAQVALAFGPAEYFAVYFLAFASFVGMGGAAPIKTVVALAIGFAIAAIGIDTVSGSVRLTMGVDELVKGVNFVVAVMGLFGIGELLVAVEEEFHARAVSSKIDWAEVFRAVGRLPRHGVALLRSAAIGCWMGITPGGPTAASFMSYGIARRFSRRGRYFGTGEVEGIISPETADHAAGTSALLPMLSLGIPGSATAAVMMGGLMIWGLNPGPMLFVDSKDFVWGLIASMYVGNIVAVALVLLTVPVFAALMRIPFVVIAPLIVIICVVGAYSVSNSYLDVVMMLGFGIVGYLFKKLFYPLAPLVLAIVIGDKAEDAFRQSMLISKGSLGIFFANKLVTCLIVAGIALLLLPLVLQLARLWRKPASAVADTTAQEKVII from the coding sequence ATGGATAATCTCGCAGAGCTCCTGCACGGCTTCACCATCGCGGTCACCGTGCCGCATCTGCTCCTCATGGTGGTCGGTGTGCTGCTCGGCATTCTCGTCGGCGTGTTGCCGGGGCTCGGCGCGCCGAACGGGGTGTCACTGCTCCTGCCGCTGACGTTCGGCATGCAGCCGGTCTCGGCGATCATCCTGCTCTCCAGCATGTATTGGGGTGCGCTGTTCGGCGGCTCCGTGACCTCGATCCTGTTCAACATTCCCGGTGAGCCGTCGTCGGTCGCGACCACCTTCGACGGCTATCCCATGGCGCGCGACGGCCGGCCAACGACGGCGCTCGCGACGGCCTTCGGTTCGGCGGCGTTCGGCGCGCTGATCGGCGTCATCCTGATCACTTTCCTTGCGTCCTGGGTGGCGCAGGTCGCGCTCGCCTTCGGGCCGGCCGAGTATTTTGCCGTCTATTTCCTGGCCTTTGCCAGCTTCGTCGGCATGGGCGGCGCGGCACCGATCAAGACCGTCGTCGCGCTTGCCATCGGCTTCGCGATCGCTGCCATCGGCATCGACACGGTGTCCGGCAGTGTCCGCCTTACCATGGGCGTCGATGAACTCGTCAAGGGCGTGAATTTCGTCGTCGCCGTGATGGGGCTGTTCGGCATCGGCGAGCTCCTGGTTGCCGTCGAAGAGGAGTTTCACGCGCGCGCGGTCTCCTCGAAGATCGACTGGGCCGAAGTGTTCCGCGCGGTCGGCCGCCTGCCGCGGCATGGCGTCGCCTTGCTGCGCAGCGCCGCGATCGGATGCTGGATGGGGATCACGCCGGGCGGTCCGACCGCGGCCTCCTTCATGAGCTACGGCATCGCGCGCCGCTTCTCGCGCCGCGGCCGATATTTCGGCACGGGCGAGGTCGAAGGCATCATCTCGCCGGAGACAGCCGACCACGCCGCCGGCACCAGCGCGCTCTTGCCGATGCTCTCGCTTGGCATTCCCGGCTCGGCGACCGCGGCGGTCATGATGGGCGGGCTGATGATCTGGGGTCTCAATCCCGGGCCGATGCTGTTCGTCGACAGTAAGGATTTTGTCTGGGGTCTGATCGCCTCGATGTATGTCGGCAATATCGTCGCGGTCGCGCTGGTGCTGCTCACCGTTCCGGTCTTCGCGGCCCTGATGCGGATTCCCTTCGTGGTGATCGCGCCGCTGATCGTGATCATCTGCGTCGTCGGCGCCTATTCGGTGTCGAACTCCTATCTCGACGTAGTCATGATGCTCGGCTTCGGCATCGTCGGTTATCTCTTCAAGAAACTGTTCTATCCGTTGGCGCCGCTCGTGCTCGCGATCGTCATCGGCGACAAGGCCGAGGACGCGTTCCGCCAGTCGATGCTGATCTCCAAGGGATCGCTCGGGATCTTCTTTGCCAACAAGCTCGTGACATGCCTGATCGTCGCCGGCATCGCACTGCTGCTGCTTCCGCTCGTGTTGCAGCTCGCGCGGCTCTGGCGCAAACCCGCATCCGCCGTGGCCGACACGACAGCCCAGGAGAAAGTGATCATATGA
- a CDS encoding tripartite tricarboxylate transporter TctB family protein → MISRRALELATAVLTGGFGVAVVVQSLDNGIGWSSAGVDAGTFPFLTGLIIVLGSLYNLVRGVLPAAALANVPIAITSIELRRLAGLFVPAAIFVAAIPLAGMYVASAFYVFAVLAIPRHQSVPRALAMAGATALALYVVFERLFQVSLPHGALAAAFGF, encoded by the coding sequence ATGATCTCGCGCCGCGCGCTTGAACTTGCGACTGCCGTCCTCACCGGCGGATTTGGTGTCGCTGTGGTGGTCCAGAGTTTGGACAACGGCATCGGCTGGTCGAGCGCGGGCGTGGACGCCGGCACTTTTCCCTTCCTGACCGGACTCATCATCGTGCTTGGAAGCCTCTACAATCTCGTGCGGGGCGTGCTGCCGGCCGCGGCACTGGCAAATGTCCCCATCGCCATCACGTCCATCGAGCTGCGCCGGCTGGCCGGTCTGTTCGTGCCGGCTGCGATCTTCGTGGCCGCGATTCCGCTGGCCGGGATGTACGTCGCGTCGGCGTTTTATGTCTTCGCAGTGCTGGCGATCCCCCGGCACCAATCCGTGCCGCGTGCGCTCGCCATGGCGGGCGCGACGGCGCTCGCGCTCTACGTGGTGTTCGAGCGCCTGTTCCAGGTCAGCCTGCCGCACGGCGCGCTCGCCGCCGCGTTCGGCTTCTGA
- a CDS encoding enoyl-CoA hydratase/isomerase family protein: MDLQVDAEDLVFERQDGIGRITFNRPQARNAFTFAMYERLATICEEANRDPAIKVLVLRGAGDKAFASGTDINQFREFKSPQDAIDYENRIDRVLTTLEQCRVPTIAAINGFCTGGGAGIAAACDLRIGTKSTRIGFPIARTLGNCLSMSNVSRLTALVGAARVKDLIFTARLVDATEAASVGLLGEVVDDIPALDRRADEVARLVSSHAPLTLNATKQAVARLQRRLTRDEGEDLILMCYTSQDFREGLDAFLNKRAPQWRGQ; this comes from the coding sequence ATGGATCTGCAAGTGGACGCAGAAGACCTTGTCTTCGAGCGCCAGGACGGAATAGGGCGGATCACCTTCAACCGCCCGCAGGCCCGCAACGCCTTCACTTTCGCCATGTATGAGCGGCTCGCCACGATCTGCGAGGAGGCCAACCGCGACCCTGCCATCAAGGTGCTGGTGCTGCGCGGGGCCGGCGATAAGGCCTTTGCGTCCGGCACCGACATCAACCAGTTCCGCGAATTCAAGTCGCCGCAGGACGCCATTGACTACGAAAACCGGATCGATCGCGTGCTGACCACGCTGGAGCAGTGCCGGGTGCCGACGATCGCGGCGATCAACGGATTCTGTACCGGAGGCGGCGCGGGTATTGCTGCGGCCTGCGACCTCCGCATCGGCACCAAGAGCACCAGAATTGGATTCCCGATCGCCCGCACGCTCGGCAATTGCCTGTCGATGTCCAATGTCAGCCGTCTCACGGCGCTCGTAGGCGCTGCGCGGGTCAAGGATCTCATTTTCACGGCGCGCCTGGTCGACGCCACGGAGGCCGCAAGCGTCGGGCTGCTCGGCGAGGTCGTCGACGATATCCCAGCTCTCGATCGGCGCGCCGACGAGGTGGCCCGCCTCGTCTCCAGCCATGCGCCGCTGACGCTGAATGCGACCAAGCAGGCGGTGGCTCGTCTGCAAAGACGGCTGACGCGGGACGAGGGCGAAGACCTCATCCTGATGTGCTACACGAGCCAGGATTTTCGCGAAGGGCTCGATGCTTTCCTCAACAAGCGCGCGCCGCAATGGCGCGGCCAATAG
- a CDS encoding tripartite tricarboxylate transporter substrate binding protein: MGRTSTLLLSAAATMLAGTVPALSAWQPQKPIEFVATAGPGGGTDNLARAVQNIITKHKLTEQPIVVVNKGGGSGAEGYVYGRASAGDPYKVIFGTSNAWQQPLVSKVAFNYTDLTPIAAMAQDEFLLWVKQDSPIKSAGDYLKAAASGEFKMGGAQSKDTDEVLTRMIEKAGHIKLTYIPFKSGAETAVQLAGGHLDSHVNNPSESLGQWRGGTQRPLCVFSPKRLPQGPKVTATEGWSDVPTCVEQGLDIKQYEQPRTVWLPGKVTPDQAAFYVDLMKKVQATPEWKDYIEKTSQVDTFLTGAEFDKFIKEDLDHVKQVAGEQGWLVK, encoded by the coding sequence ATGGGTCGGACGTCAACACTTCTGCTTTCCGCAGCCGCGACCATGCTCGCCGGCACGGTTCCAGCGCTCAGCGCCTGGCAACCGCAAAAGCCGATCGAGTTCGTGGCCACGGCCGGACCCGGCGGCGGCACCGACAATCTTGCCCGCGCGGTGCAGAACATCATTACCAAGCACAAGCTGACGGAGCAGCCGATCGTCGTCGTCAACAAGGGCGGCGGCAGCGGCGCCGAAGGCTATGTCTACGGCAGGGCTTCCGCCGGCGATCCCTACAAGGTGATCTTCGGCACCTCGAATGCGTGGCAGCAGCCGCTCGTCTCCAAGGTTGCCTTCAACTACACGGATCTCACCCCGATCGCGGCGATGGCGCAGGACGAGTTTCTGCTCTGGGTCAAGCAAGACTCTCCCATCAAGTCGGCGGGCGACTATCTCAAGGCGGCCGCATCGGGGGAATTCAAGATGGGCGGCGCGCAGTCGAAAGACACCGACGAGGTCTTGACCCGCATGATCGAGAAGGCGGGTCACATCAAGCTGACCTATATCCCCTTCAAGAGCGGCGCCGAGACTGCCGTGCAGCTCGCCGGCGGACACCTCGATTCCCACGTCAACAATCCCAGCGAAAGCCTTGGACAATGGCGCGGCGGCACGCAACGCCCGCTCTGTGTTTTCAGCCCCAAGCGGCTGCCGCAGGGGCCGAAGGTCACCGCGACCGAAGGCTGGAGCGATGTTCCGACCTGTGTCGAGCAGGGCCTCGACATCAAGCAATATGAGCAGCCGCGCACCGTGTGGCTGCCCGGCAAGGTCACGCCGGACCAGGCCGCGTTCTACGTGGATCTCATGAAGAAGGTGCAGGCGACGCCAGAATGGAAGGACTACATCGAGAAGACCTCCCAGGTCGACACCTTCCTGACCGGTGCCGAGTTCGACAAGTTCATCAAGGAGGACCTCGATCACGTCAAGCAGGTCGCAGGCGAGCAGGGCTGGCTCGTGAAGTGA
- a CDS encoding CaiB/BaiF CoA-transferase family protein codes for MQSDRSQSTSRRSGPLAGLKVIDLTHVMAGPTCTLMLADMGADVIKIEKWPNGDDTRHSVPPKIGDEAASFLMMNRNKRGIVLDLKTDGGKGVLRRLIASADVLVENFAPGAMERLGFGYEALHAEFPTLIYCSLSGFGRTGPYKHRRGFDLVAQAMSGIMSFTGERPDGPPVKCGPPLSDITAGLLASMGILAAYTHRLKTGEGQWVETSLYEAALVQTYWQSTIALAAGTAPRAMGSAHPLNAPYQAFEASDGWLVVGGANKKHWLLMLEALGASELAADPRFVTGADRMLHLKELEAVLSERFRTRSRAHWLAALDEKGVPCGPVHDMLEALSDPQTLAREMVVEVEHSTLGPVKTIGLPVKFSETPGKVRSGAPVYGEHTGEVLAEHGFDQKQIEALEKEGAIVLASGRREERVA; via the coding sequence ATGCAAAGCGATCGATCGCAATCCACCTCTCGCCGTTCGGGACCGCTCGCCGGCCTCAAGGTCATCGATCTCACCCATGTCATGGCGGGACCGACCTGCACGCTGATGCTCGCCGACATGGGCGCCGACGTCATCAAGATCGAGAAATGGCCGAACGGCGACGACACCCGCCATTCGGTGCCGCCGAAGATCGGCGACGAGGCGGCCTCCTTCCTGATGATGAACCGCAACAAGCGCGGCATCGTGCTGGATCTGAAGACCGACGGCGGCAAAGGAGTGCTGCGGCGGCTGATCGCGAGCGCCGACGTGCTGGTCGAGAATTTCGCGCCGGGGGCCATGGAGCGTCTCGGCTTCGGCTACGAGGCGCTGCACGCCGAATTCCCGACGCTGATCTACTGCTCGCTGTCCGGCTTCGGTCGCACCGGCCCCTACAAGCATCGCCGGGGTTTCGATCTGGTCGCGCAGGCCATGAGCGGCATCATGAGCTTTACCGGCGAACGTCCCGACGGTCCGCCCGTCAAATGCGGTCCGCCGTTGTCCGACATCACCGCCGGCCTGCTCGCGAGCATGGGCATCCTCGCCGCCTATACGCATCGTCTCAAGACCGGCGAAGGGCAGTGGGTCGAGACTTCCCTTTATGAAGCCGCCCTGGTGCAGACCTATTGGCAATCGACCATCGCGCTGGCTGCGGGCACCGCACCGCGCGCGATGGGGTCGGCGCATCCGCTCAACGCGCCATACCAGGCCTTTGAGGCCTCGGACGGCTGGCTCGTGGTCGGCGGCGCCAACAAGAAGCACTGGCTCCTGATGCTGGAGGCGCTCGGCGCCAGCGAGCTCGCCGCCGATCCGCGTTTCGTCACCGGGGCCGACCGCATGTTGCATCTGAAGGAGCTCGAAGCGGTCCTGAGCGAGCGCTTCCGCACCAGATCGCGCGCTCATTGGCTTGCGGCGCTGGACGAGAAGGGCGTGCCGTGCGGCCCCGTGCACGACATGCTGGAAGCCCTCAGCGATCCGCAGACGCTGGCGCGCGAGATGGTGGTGGAGGTCGAGCACTCCACGCTCGGTCCCGTCAAGACGATCGGTCTTCCCGTCAAGTTTTCGGAGACCCCAGGCAAAGTGCGATCAGGCGCGCCGGTCTATGGTGAGCACACAGGCGAGGTTCTGGCCGAGCACGGGTTCGACCAGAAGCAGATCGAGGCGCTCGAAAAGGAGGGCGCCATCGTGCTGGCATCGGGAAGACGCGAGGAACGCGTCGCCTGA
- a CDS encoding MBL fold metallo-hydrolase, with protein sequence MTVDVSRRSLLALGAGLGASAMLGSSAMARAPKLGTQTPYWHRFILGDAEVTVVSDGPLPLGDPSGTFTGVPKEDVKKMLADNFLSPDNVVLEQNSPIVNTGDKLILFDTGMGSSKMFGASTGRQQKSMTEAGIKPGDIDAVVCSHAHIDHIGGIVDEGGKPLFPNAQIYISQTDFDFWTDEGKLGSPAKDFVVHARKNLLPVRDRIVFFKDGQEFLPGVQAIAAPGHTVGHTIFMVTSAGKSFAFLGDLSHHSVLLLERPRMEFSYDTDPTQAAESRVKLLTMLAANKTPVMSYHFAWPGYGHVAKAGDGFRYYAEPMQMTL encoded by the coding sequence ATGACAGTCGATGTCTCTCGTCGGTCCCTGCTCGCGCTCGGGGCAGGTCTTGGCGCCAGTGCCATGCTCGGCAGCAGCGCAATGGCGCGCGCTCCCAAGCTCGGCACACAGACGCCCTACTGGCACCGCTTCATTCTCGGCGATGCCGAGGTGACGGTTGTATCCGACGGGCCGCTGCCGCTCGGCGATCCCTCCGGGACTTTCACCGGCGTTCCCAAGGAAGATGTCAAGAAGATGCTCGCCGACAATTTCCTGTCGCCTGACAACGTCGTGCTCGAGCAGAACTCGCCGATCGTGAACACCGGCGACAAGCTCATCCTGTTCGACACCGGCATGGGCAGCTCGAAAATGTTCGGCGCCAGCACCGGCCGGCAACAAAAGAGCATGACCGAGGCCGGCATCAAGCCGGGAGACATCGATGCGGTGGTCTGCTCGCATGCCCATATCGATCATATCGGCGGCATCGTGGACGAGGGCGGCAAGCCGCTGTTTCCGAACGCGCAGATCTACATCTCCCAGACCGATTTCGACTTCTGGACCGACGAAGGCAAGCTCGGCAGCCCCGCCAAGGACTTCGTCGTCCACGCCCGCAAGAACCTGCTGCCGGTCCGCGACCGCATCGTGTTCTTCAAGGACGGCCAGGAATTCCTGCCCGGCGTGCAGGCAATTGCGGCGCCGGGCCATACCGTCGGCCACACCATCTTCATGGTCACGTCGGCGGGGAAATCGTTCGCCTTCCTCGGCGACCTCTCGCACCATTCGGTGCTGTTGCTGGAGCGGCCACGGATGGAGTTCTCCTACGACACGGATCCCACGCAAGCGGCTGAATCGCGCGTAAAATTGCTCACGATGCTTGCGGCGAACAAGACCCCGGTGATGTCCTATCACTTCGCCTGGCCGGGCTATGGCCACGTCGCCAAGGCCGGTGACGGTTTCCGCTATTATGCCGAACCGATGCAGATGACGTTGTAG
- a CDS encoding LysR family transcriptional regulator: MDTELARTFLTVVATGNFITAAERLHVSQSTVSTRIHSLEELLGCTLFVRNKAGATLTAAGRQFQRHASTLVRTVEQARHDVGVPKGFSGALVVGGRIGLWEEFLLLWVPRMQQANPQISIRAESALEPELMQGLVEGRIDIGVMYTPQSRPGLKVELLIEEQLVLVSTDPRGDPEPQDGYVYVDWGPEFYARHSAVFPNFAGPALSANIGWLGLQHVLANGGSGYFARRIVEPLLRARRLHLVAGAPKFSMPAYVVYSLDQPDDHVHGAISIMRELAAEQSRRVTEAPARSARTRR; this comes from the coding sequence GTGGATACCGAGCTTGCGCGTACATTCCTGACGGTGGTTGCCACCGGCAATTTCATCACCGCCGCCGAGCGGCTTCATGTCAGCCAATCCACTGTCTCGACGCGGATCCACTCGCTCGAAGAGCTGCTCGGCTGCACGCTGTTCGTGCGCAACAAGGCCGGCGCAACGCTCACGGCGGCCGGGCGGCAGTTCCAGCGTCACGCCTCGACGCTTGTTCGCACCGTCGAGCAGGCCCGGCACGATGTCGGCGTCCCCAAGGGCTTTAGCGGCGCGCTCGTGGTCGGCGGCCGCATCGGCCTGTGGGAGGAGTTTCTGCTGCTCTGGGTGCCGCGCATGCAGCAGGCCAATCCGCAGATCTCCATCCGCGCCGAGAGCGCGCTCGAACCTGAATTGATGCAGGGGCTGGTCGAGGGCCGCATCGACATCGGCGTGATGTACACCCCGCAGAGCCGCCCCGGCCTCAAGGTCGAGTTGCTGATCGAGGAGCAGCTCGTGCTGGTCTCGACCGATCCGAGAGGCGATCCGGAGCCGCAGGATGGCTATGTCTATGTCGACTGGGGGCCCGAATTCTACGCCCGCCACAGCGCCGTCTTTCCCAATTTCGCGGGGCCCGCGCTATCAGCCAATATCGGCTGGCTCGGGCTTCAGCACGTTCTGGCCAACGGCGGCTCGGGCTATTTCGCGCGCCGCATCGTCGAGCCGCTGCTGAGGGCGCGGCGCCTGCACCTCGTGGCCGGCGCGCCGAAGTTTTCGATGCCTGCTTATGTGGTCTATTCGCTCGACCAGCCCGACGATCACGTCCACGGCGCAATCTCGATCATGCGCGAGCTCGCCGCCGAGCAGAGCCGGCGCGTAACGGAAGCGCCGGCGCGTAGCGCGCGCACGCGACGCTGA
- a CDS encoding 4-hydroxythreonine-4-phosphate dehydrogenase PdxA produces MTAKPLIALAMGDPAGISPELTAKLVVQDDIRARSRLVVIGGRRVFDEGARIAGIRPELTTVEQGSDFRAAEGETLFVDLGLLDPAEVERGTASLAGGRFALANYRHALEFGRDGRVDAVCFTPFNKQAMRLARADYDDEIAFSAEIVGLKTAASEFNVLDRLWNARVTSHIPLKDVAGRLSGERIHRALKLTDTCMRNAGFARPRIAVAGLNPHAGDGGNFGREEIDIIAPVVSAAQREDIDAEGPFPADTVFLRAKGGAFDAVLTMYHDQGQIAMKLMGFDRGVTLLGGFPFPICTPAHGTAYDIAGQGIASIGASRAAMLLAAEMAARRGA; encoded by the coding sequence ATGACCGCAAAGCCGCTCATTGCGTTGGCAATGGGAGATCCCGCCGGCATCAGCCCGGAGCTGACGGCGAAGCTCGTGGTGCAGGACGACATCCGCGCCCGCAGCCGGCTCGTCGTCATCGGTGGCCGCCGCGTCTTCGACGAAGGCGCACGCATTGCCGGCATCAGGCCGGAGCTGACGACGGTCGAGCAGGGATCTGACTTTCGCGCAGCGGAGGGCGAGACGCTGTTCGTCGATCTCGGCCTCCTCGATCCCGCCGAGGTCGAGCGGGGAACCGCGAGCCTTGCCGGCGGCAGGTTTGCGCTCGCCAACTATCGCCATGCGCTCGAATTCGGCCGCGACGGCCGCGTCGATGCCGTCTGCTTCACGCCCTTCAACAAGCAGGCGATGCGGCTGGCGCGCGCGGATTACGACGACGAGATCGCGTTTTCAGCCGAGATTGTCGGCCTCAAGACCGCGGCGAGCGAGTTCAATGTGCTGGATCGGCTCTGGAACGCACGTGTCACCTCTCACATCCCGCTCAAGGATGTCGCCGGGCGATTGTCCGGCGAGCGCATCCATCGCGCGCTGAAGCTGACCGATACCTGCATGCGCAATGCCGGCTTCGCGCGGCCGCGCATCGCCGTCGCAGGTCTCAATCCGCACGCCGGCGACGGCGGCAATTTCGGCCGTGAGGAGATCGACATCATTGCGCCCGTGGTCTCAGCAGCGCAGCGCGAGGATATCGACGCGGAGGGGCCGTTTCCCGCGGATACCGTGTTCCTGCGCGCCAAGGGCGGCGCCTTCGATGCGGTGCTGACGATGTATCACGACCAGGGGCAGATCGCGATGAAGCTGATGGGCTTCGATCGCGGCGTGACGTTGCTTGGCGGCTTTCCATTCCCGATCTGCACGCCCGCGCACGGCACCGCCTATGACATCGCAGGGCAAGGCATCGCGTCGATCGGCGCCAGCCGCGCCGCGATGCTGCTCGCCGCGGAGATGGCGGCGCGGCGCGGGGCGTGA